From Coffea arabica cultivar ET-39 chromosome 2e, Coffea Arabica ET-39 HiFi, whole genome shotgun sequence, the proteins below share one genomic window:
- the LOC113729620 gene encoding GDSL lipase-like: MKMTKKYRIGLNLANSCIQLCLIAVFVVLASLTIPSDCFHHDDQYPKTIAGLFVFGDSLIDPGNNNYINTSRDAQANFPPYGVSFFKYPSGRFCDGRVIPDFIAEYAKLPFIPPYLQIGYRYQLAYGANFASGGAGALVEPFSGLVIDLKKQLWYFNQAEKQLRSNLGKGGAERIVSNSVYLFSIGANDYSSDKPKDYVAMVVGNITAALEEIYKKGGRKFGVVNMPPIGCLPLFRAADLAAGGTGECNGQITALAKLHNVLLSQKLKHLQKQLKGFRYSYFDIFTTAVEMFDNPSKYGFKEVKGACCGNGPFRGARSCGGRGGFKEYELCDNPQDYFFFDSNHPTQAANQQLAELMWAGPSNITWPHNLKSLFQISL; the protein is encoded by the exons ATGAAGATGACCAAGAAATATAGAATTGGGCTTAACCTGGCTAATTCGTGTATCCAACTCTGCTTAATTGCAGTATTTGTTGTCCTTGCAAGTCTAACAATCCCATCGGATTGTTTCCATCATGATGACCAATATCCCAAAACCATTGCTGGCCTCTTCGTCTTCGGTGATTCACTCATTGATCCTGGAAATAACAACTACATCAACACAAGTAGAGATGCCCAGGCCAACTTTCCGCCATATGGAGTATCTTTCTTCAAATATCCGTCAGGGAGATTTTGCGATGGCCGTGTTATTCCTGATTTTATTG CTGAATACGCAAAGCTCCCTTTCATTCCACCTTATCTCCAAATTGGTTACCGGTATCAGTTGGCTTATGGCGCAAATTTTGCATCTGGTGGCGCTGGTGCTCTAGTTGAACCCTTTTCCGGATTG GTTATCGACCTTAAAAAGCAGTTATGGTATTTTAACCAGGCTGAAAAACAGTTGAGGTCGAATCTCGGTAAAGGAGGAGCAGAACGAATCGTGTCCAATTCTGTATACTTGTTTAGCATAGGGGCTAATGATTACTCGAGCGACAAACCAAAGGATTATGTAGCAATGGTGGTTGGCAACATTACAGCTGCTCTCGAg GAAATATACAAGAAAGGTGGGAGAAAATTTGGAGTTGTAAATATGCCACCTATAGGATGTTTGCCACTCTTTAGAGCTGCCGATTTGGCTGCTGGGGGGACTGGAGAGTGCAATGGACAGATTACAGCTTTGGCCAAGTTACACAATGTCTTGCTTTCCCAGAAACTCAAGCACCTGCAGAAGCAGCTCAAAGGCTTTAGATATTCATATTTTGACATCTTCACCACTGCTGTTGAAATGTTCGACAATCCATCAAAATACG GTTTTAAAGAAGTTAAGGGTGCATGCTGCGGCAATGGTCCTTTTCGAGGAGCTCGCAGCTGCGGAGGGAGGGGAGGATTCAAAGAATACGAGCTATGTGACAATCCACAAGATTATTTCTTCTTTGACTCCAATCATCCAACTCAAGCGGCCAACCAGCAATTGGCGGAGCTCATGTGGGCTGGACCCTCCAATATCACTTGGCCTCATAATCTCAAATCACTTTTTCAGATTTCATTGTAA
- the LOC113729353 gene encoding disease resistance protein RPM1-like, producing the protein MAETAVAYVLKEQSSFLLHQGTNLGGELHREVEFVRDELGSLRAFLRDAEAKEYDVFELQEWIRQVREVAYDTEDVLDEFILRFAHHQANGFHGRVQKIYYSIKNLRARCRISSEMKNLKSRVIDISERHKRYQPIYGNQGTCSSSAAGSSSTPAANLDNDIREISILLDEDKLLGIKTPKEELISRVLNNDSHLKVIAVVGMGGLGKTTLVRKVFEDTAVKTQFKIRVWLTISRTFDIMVILKTMIHKIFYEINEPVPHQLMNSTDIIRLGAFVKDFLQDRSYILVLDDVWSERLWDALKNVLPDGNFHGQVILTTRIIHVAKAARFGSHNYIHWMKPLSVKDSWTLFCHTTFQSDHCPPHLQQVSARILRKCEGLPLAIATIGGVLALKYKDRINDWETILRNLGDELDASAKLDPIKRILLLSYNDLPQNLKNCFLYLSIYPEDALIGVDDMLDKWITQGFVEEKEGMSTFDIANRGFHELVNRSLVQVQTAYCDGINCCRVHDFLRDMIVSKGREQNFITIAVGNYSGQSSNKVRRLALYDFDNPEPQERNHCFKSLRSLEFLRYNGRISGPVVSKFLCGGSKLLKVLDLSEAPLEDIPKEVFKLFLLKCLCLRRTKVRIIPKSIGKLQKLEILDLFYTNVTKIPVEILKLRKLHVLYVGRIEISAEYHGLRGFKSPDKIGKLLSLENLQAIEADNEKILREIGKLTKLRSLSITKLRKEDGKEFLCSLEKLTNLKTLVVQSIEDDMTLDLRHPISPTPRLLEILSLQGHIGNILQWVLSLQSLTNLVLDNSGLREDDGTKGIGSLQDSPNLLELTLQHAYEGEMLVFRAGGFRKLEKLSITSLERLKWLKVENDSLPSLQRLSMTDCKLLEELPLSAENLRKLESLFLVDMSDGLVEKVMNLAEQSELHQALKNIPIVRISRLKCMENSRVRTFVQ; encoded by the coding sequence ATGGCAGAGACTGCAGTAGCTTATGTACTCAAAGAGCAGTCCTCCTTTCTCCTGCATCAGGGCACTAATTTGGGAGGAGAACTTCACAGAGAAGTCGAGTTTGTTAGAGATGAATTGGGAAGCTTGAGGGCTTTCCTCAGAGATGCCGAAGCTAAAGAATATGATGTTTTTGAGCTTCAAGAATGGATCAGGCAAGTGCGTGAAGTTGCTTATGACACAGAAGATGTTCTTGATGAATTCATACTGCGTTTTGCTCATCATCAAGCTAATGGCTTCCATGGCCGTGTTCAAAAAATCTATTACTCAATCAAGAATCTAAGGGCTCGCTGTAGGATTTCTTCCGAGATGAAAAATCTCAAGTCCAGAGTAATTGATATTTCTGAAAGACACAAGAGATATCAGCCCATATATGGTAATCAGGGAACCTGCTCTAGTTCCGCTGCAGGCTCTAGTTCTACTCCTGCTGCAAATCTAGACAATGACATTCGTGAGATTTCAATCCTACTTGATGAAGATAAACTTCTCGGCATCAAAACACCCAAAGAAGAGCTCATTTCACGTGTCCTAAATAATGATTCCCACCTTAAAGTAATTGCTGTTGTGGGGATGGGAGGGCTCGGGAAGACCACCCTGGTGAGAAAAGTCTTCGAAGATACAGCTGTAAAAACGCAATTCAAGATCCGTGTTTGGTTAACTATTTCTCGAACTTTTGATATCATGGTGATTCTCAAGACCATGattcataaaattttttatgagATCAATGAACCAGTCCCTCATCAACTGATGAATTCTACAGATATCATAAGGTTGGGTGCATTTGTCAAAGACTTTCTCCAAGATCGAAGTTACATTCTTGTCCTTGATGATGTGTGGAGTGAACGTTTGTGGGATGCTCTTAAAAATGTATTGCCGGATGGCAATTTTCATGGTCAAGTTATATTGACCACACGGATAATTCATGTTGCCAAAGCAGCTCGTTTTGGATCACATAACTATATCCACTGGATGAAGCCTCTTTCTGTAAAGGATTCCTGGACACTTTTCTGCCACACAACATTTCAAAGCGATCACTGTCCTCCACATCTACAGCAAGTTTCAGCAAGAATATTGAGGAAATGTGAGGGCCTGCCCCTTGCAATTGCCACTATTGGTGGGGTATTAGCTCTCAAATATAAGGACAGAATAAATGATTGGGAAACGATTCTTCGTAACCTTGGTGATGAACTTGATGCTAGTGCTAAACTTGATCCAATCAAAAGGATACTCCTCCTTAGTTACAATGACTTGCCCCAGAATCTCAAAAACTGTTTCTTGTATCTAAGCATTTATCCTGAAGACGCCTTAATAGGTGTGGATGATATGCTTGACAAATGGATTACACAAGGATTTGTGGAAGAGAAAGAAGGAATGTCAACTTTTGATATCGCTAATCGGGGCTTCCATGAACTTGTCAACAGAAGCTTAGTTCAAGTGCAAACAGCATATTGTGATGGAATAAATTGCTGTCGAGTTCATGATTTTTTGCGTGACATGATTGTTTCCAAAGGCAGGGAGCAGAATTTCATAACTATAGCCGTAGGAAATTACAGCGGGCAAAGCTCTAATAAAGTTCGACGGCTAGCACTATATGATTTTGATAATCCAGAACCCCAGGAGCGGAACCACTGCTTTAAGAGTCTTCGGTCTCTGGAATTCTTAAGGTACAATGGCCGTATATCAGGACCGGTAGTATCCAAGTTTTTATGTGGTGGTTCTAAGTTGCTAAAGGTGTTGGATTTATCGGAGGCACCATTGGAAGATATCCCAAAGGAAGTTTTCAAATTATTCCTTCTCAAATGTCTGTGTCTTCGAAGAACAAAAGTTCGGATCATCCCCAAATCTATTGGGAAGCTTCAGAAACTTGAAATTTTAGATCTATTTTACACTAATGTAACAAAGATACCAGTGGAAATTCTGAAGCTGAGGAAACTTCATGTCCTTTATGTAGGTCGAATAGAAATATCTGCAGAATATCACGGTCTACGTGGCTTTAAATCCCCAGATAAAATTGGAAAGCTTCTTTCCTTGGAGAATTTGCAGGCTATAGAGGCAGATAATGagaaaattttgagagaaatagGGAAGCTAACGAAATTGAGATCGTTAAGCATTACAAAGCTAAGAAAAGAAGATGGCAAGGAGTTCCTTTGCTCTCTGGAGAAGCTCACCAATCTTAAAACATTGGTTGTCCAGTCAATTGAAGATGATATGACCCTTGATCTACGGCATCCCATTTCTCCAACGCCTCGACTTCTCGAAATTCTTTCGTTGCAGGGGCACATAGGGAATATACTACAATGGGTATTATCTCTCCAAAGCTTAACCAATTTGGTTTTGGACAACAGTGGATTAAGGGAGGATGATGGAACAAAAGGGATAGGATCCCTTCAAGATTCACCCAATCTGCTAGAACTTACCCTCCAACATGCTTATGAAGGTGAGATGCTAGTTTTTAGGGCAGGAGGGTTTCGAAAGCTCGAGAAATTGTCCATTACAAGTTTAGAAAGGTTGAAATGGCTGAAGGTGGAAAATGACTCCCTGCCTAGTCTCCAAAGGCTAAGCATGACAGACTGTAAACTACTAGAGGAGTTGCCTTTGAGCGCTGAGAACTTGAGGAAGCTGGAATCCCTTTTTTTGGTGGATATGTCTGATGGATTGGTAGAGAAAGTGATGAATTTGGCTGAACAAAGCGAGCTGCATCAAGCTCTAAAGAACATCCCTATAGTTCGCATATCTCGCCTTAAATGTATGGAAAATAGCAGAGTGCGAACCTTTGTCCAATAG